CCTCTGTACTCTAAGCGCTTCGCGGTGTTCCTCTCAGAAGTGAGTGAAAATAAGCTGAGGCAGCTCAACCTCAACAACGAGTGGACACTGGACAAGCTCAGGCAGAGGATTACCAAGAACTCTCAGGAGAAGTTGGAGTTGCACCTTTTCATGCTGAGTGGCATTCCGGATACAGTATTTGACCTGATGGAGCTGGAGGTTCTCAAACTGGAGCTGATCCCTGATGTCACGATCCCCCCGATCATCGCCCAGCTGATCAACCTGCGAGAGATGTGGCTCTACCACACGCCGGCCAAAATCGAAGCTCCCGCACTGGCTTTTTTGCGTGAGAACTTGAAGTCTCTGCACATCAAGTTCACTGACATCAAAGAGATTCCCTTGTGGATCTACAGTTTGAAGAATCTTAGTGAACTTCATCTGACAGGGAATCTCAGCGCGGAAAACAACCGTTACATTGTCATTGATGGGCTCCGGGAGCTCAAGAGGCTCAAAGTTCTTCGTCTGAAGAGCAATCTCACCAAGCTACCTCAGGTGGTGACTGATGTTGGCATGCACCTCCAGAAGCTTTCCATCAATAATGAAGGCACTAAGCTGATGGtgctgaacagtctgaagaagATGGTAAACCTGACGGAACTGGAGCTCATCCGCTGTGATTTGGAGCGCATACCGCACTCGATCTTTAGCTTGCACAACTTGCAGGAGATTGATCTGAAGGACAACAACCTGAAGACCATCGAGGAGATAATCAGCTTCCAGCACCTGCATCGGCTGGTCTGCCTTAAGCTCTGGTACAACCAGATCGCCTATATTCCCATCCAGATTGGCACATTAACCAACCTGGAGAAACTGTatctgaacagaaacaagatTGAGAAGATCCCCAGCCAGTTGTTTTATTGCCGCAAGCTGCGCTTCCTGGACCTGAGCCATAACAACCTAACATATATCCCAACAGACATCGGCTTCCTCCAGAATCTTCAGTACCTCGCAGTGACAGCCAACAGAGTAAGTACTTAATCACAGTTTTCCAACTGTTGTAATTTGTGGTGATTGTATATTGCACTTTATGGTTTGTCTGCTGAAACGTTTTAAACTTACAAATTCTAATTTCTCTCTGTTCCTGTCCTTTCACATGCCCCACCTACACTTTGAAATAAAGATTGAGAGCCTGCCTAATGAGCTGTTCCAGTGCAAGAAGCTTCGCACTTTGAACTTGGGAAACAATTGCCTGCAGTCTCTGCCGTCACGGTTTGGAGAGCTGACTGGGCTGACACAGCTAGAGCTGAGAGGAAACCGTCTGGAGTGTCTGCCCGTGGAGCTGGGCGAGTGCCGACAGCTAAAGCGGACTGGTCTCGTGGTGGAGGAGGACCTTTTCAACACCCTGCCCACGGAGGTCAAGGAACAATTATGGAAAGTTGACAAAGAACAGGCTTGACCAGGTCTGTGAAAGAAACTGGGCCCCGACACAGGAGGGAACGCCTATGCTGTCCCAGAGGGCTTGTTGACGCAGGTAGTTGTCGTGCTGCAGTGTACTGCTAGTAAGGTTGGGTATCAAGAATCAGTGCCAGTTTGGCAGAACCAAAATACAGATAATTTCAGGTTGTTCTCTTAATTTTTAACTTGATTTTCCTTCCTTCACAAACAACTACTCAGGCCTTCCCGTTATATCCCAGTAGTGACGCTTTTTAGCAATAATGTAGCAGCAGCgagtgtttacattttatgcTTCTCAGTTGTGGCGGTGAAGTTTAAGTATGCAAAACTGTGGGCTGACTTTGCTACAGACAGCAAATATTTGCAAGAAGTTTCCACTGATTTACTAAAACATCCGGTattatcaatatatatataaaaaaaaaacattacaagaaTCTTGtagtattgtttgttttactaaTAAGATAGCAAGGTGATTTTAAAGTCCTCATTTTTAAACTGCAACTATCACTCCTACATATTTTAAGTTGTCCAATGACAGACAAAGCTGCTTTTTCCATTGCTATTTTCTTTTAGGAAAAATTATACAGATCACTTATAATGTTTGACAAGTCATTGATTATTTCACTAAATATTACATATGTGTACAAACATAGGGAATGACAACACCAATCATGAGCAAAGTGTCAGATTAGCAATTCTTTAAATTGAAGAGACAACACtggttgtcccaaagtttttaACTCTGCTGTTGTCCAGCACTGACCTGATGTAAATTGTAACTGGTGGTCATTGTCTTCTTCTGCTTTAGAGGGATAACCACGGCGGGAATACCTTCATGTGTGCTTGGTCTGAAACAGATCGGAAAATCATGAAAGTATAACATGAAATCAGGGATAACTAATTACGAGTTGTGTCTGAGAAGGTCACCGAAGAGGCTGTTTGTAGTGCAAGTGTTGTAGAGGCAGAGAAGTTGTCTTTGCTTGGCCTCAGTTCTCAGCATTGCAACATGTGATATTATAATGGAGCTAGTTTGGCAGAGTGGAGGGGGGAAAgatgtgcagtgtgtttgaCCCACAGTACACTTAAAGAAAAGCGCTTATTCTTCTGAATTCTGAGAGGACCAGTATAAGACATCACCCCTTTACAATTACACTGGCGAAGCATCTTCTCAGCAAGCAGATACCCAACCCTTACTGCCAGTATACAACTCAGTGGGCATTctataaaaatctatttcatgGTCATGCTGCCTCTacgttgtttgtttgtaatgaattgcacaaaacaaagaaaaatctggGGGAAATGATGAAAACGGTTTAAATGAGATGAGTCAAACGTTCATAATCATAATTACTTTATGTCTGAAATGTACACTTACCTGAAACACGAGAATGGTTTATTACTCTTTCTGTGGTGGGTATGAAGTACTGGTCTGCTTGTGTGTCCTGATAGTTGAGTGTCATTGTctgaaaataataactaaaaGAACCAGACATGTCttcaaatatgttttctaaGCACCTGGCCTTGTGttcaagatttttttattttattttattaacattgtTTATTAGTTGGTAGTCATTAATACAATGTCTCTACCTTGATAGGGTAGTTTGAGATCACAGCCACCttttaatctaaaatatttaaattatttaaattgcTATATTAGATTTATTAAGGTGAGGTTTTTatgtgggtaaaaaaaacatggaacaaAGTTCCAAAAAATTCtgaaactaacaaaaaaaaaacattccagttaatgaaaacaaaacatgtatttgttaaaaTTAATTTGTCATTGACAAGAAAGATTAGGAGCCACTTTTGGAAAGAGCCATGGCTTTCAGGACAGTTGCCTTAACTGTAACTCACTCCTACGTTATGTGCcctttctgttatttttagaGTGACATCCGAGGAGTTGAAAACAAACTTCATCTTCTCAGATTTTGATGCAGATAAAtatctttaaagctgcactacaCTACCCGACAGTTTTGCTGTTCGCTTTCTAGTTTGCTCTAATATTTCATGTCACTTCTTGTGAACTTTTCACAAGTGACCATACTTGATACCAGTCGTcaatttgggggaaaaaagagacacaTGGTGTCTCAAATATGATTAATGAGACGTCAAAATCTACaatagtgcagctttaattttgtcacccatggTTGCTGTGCACTACTGACAACTTCTACAGTGTTAACGCCAGAAGGGAATTATGATTTAAACTACCCAGCAAAATGCCCACCAGGCTTATGACTTATtcattatcttttctttttttttttagatttaaatagaaatgaaagcctttttttttctttttattgatacGAGTTCATGTATGTGTGGAAACTCCTCCCTGCCAGAGGAATGACAGAGAACAAAAGCCAAATAGAtacaaattgttttaaaaatgctaATTGAAAATTAGAGTAATATCTTCTTCAAACTAAATATTATGTATGAGATATTTTAACCTCACAGCATGCAGGTCATTGGTTCTGCCTTCAAAGAGCGCTCATTTGGAGAGAAATGTTGAATACTTTTTGCTTGAGAGTGGCTTTTCTGCACTTGTGTTTTGCCACAGTAAGCAGTGTGATGctaaaagaaaaagtggaatTTAAGATCAATGCACACCTctgacacagcacaacacacaataGGGGTCCTTGTGTTTGCCCTGAGAGCGAAAAAAGAtcactttatgttttaatatctgcaaaaaagaaaaaaaaaaaaaagacttggacAGTAGcagcatacagtacagtaactgGGTTGAAACATAGGGATAGTTTAAGCtatgtacatttatttcaataacaTGTTTAACTATGCTATATTGTGCAATATTGCCTTTATTTAAACTATGTAAGGGGCAGTGATGTAGTTTTCTAATGTGCATGGGCATTCTTTTTGTCACATTCATTTTACTGATGTGATGGTGAGGATTTAGTAGCTTGAGTAGATTAGAGGTgatgctcttttctttttctttttttttttcctcagtccTACAGAATGCTTTTGCACTATGGCACCTCTCCCACAAGTAACACTTAGGTAAATGCAAATAATGGTATACAACCTAATGTATACAACGCATGTTGTGTATGTTTTCTGGTATGGGAAAGTTTAACTGAATGACTGGCAGCCATGAGATTAAAATGGTATTAGATTAGTATTTAAGTTGTCTTTTGGAACTagtcatagaaaaaaaaaaaataataataataatttgggTCATTTAAGTCCAAACTGGAACATTTTGAATAACGTCCAGGACACCTCAGCAATACAGTGACGATTAAGACAATCAATTATTCTAGTTAAGAGTGACATCAGAAAACCTTATGTCAAATGTAAAGCATTGCAGTGACCACTAGTAAAGAGGTATCAGTAACTAGATAGCTCTAAGTCTCAGTTATTTtcccttatttttatttttcattttgacagcTATTAGTATTATTGAAATATAACTAAATTTCTCAGGAAGCCAGCTAGTACTCACTACGTTTTATTTTGAGTTGATtgcctattttttttctattacacctggtatttttattaatttaaacagtTGTTTTATACAGTTACAGTTTTATATGCATTTCTATACATTCTTTTATAGTTTGGTGTATTTAATATTGACTGCtggtttaaaacaaaatgtgtttgtgttttttaaaaaaaaaaaccttgattttgcgttttttttgtttgtttttttttgtcaatgacCATGTATAATCTGAGCGGTGTTGTTGTCTGCATTGTAATTAGCACAGATGAAGcgtgtgtgttatctgtgtgtgagtatgCTGGCATGATGAGACTTTGTCACCCCTTGATGttcatctttctcctcttaAAATCACTATTTTTGggtacaaaatgttttgttttttttatgtttcccaACTATCATCCAATCATATGTGATGTACAAATTTGGCTTCATGCggtgtttggttgttgttttttccgtttgtttgtttttttcatgaatatGGAAATTAAAGGTGCATCAGTATTGACATGAATGATGTGACAGTGagcattttgtttaaatatgtgtCCCATCCTTTCCTGCACACCATCCACTAGAggtcaaatgaaataaactcGGTCGACCAAATTTGTCTTGGCTCCTGTCGTGTGTTTGACAAACTTTGAACACGTTGATGAACGCTGTATTggtgaaacaggaaaaaacagacaatcTTTATGAACACAAAGTACATTAACGTAAAACTGGTTAATGTGCCActaaatcataataaattacATGATGGGCACATCCCACTTGACTACTCGATGAGGCCCCATCTCAAAGAAGGTCCTtgtattaaaatttaaaacctttttttaaatatattatttaagaCATTTTTGTATCCGTTTCCAAATTAAggtaattaaatcaaattaccCAACAtggtaataaaaacagaaatggtaTACATTACACAAAGAATGGGAACACCCATCAACACTTAACACTAAAACCGCATAGTATACAGTAAACCACAACTTaaactctgtcttttttttacttcactgcaTGTTCTCCACCCAtagacagaacaaaacaacatgctgAGATCACATAGTATTTATGAATAGGTCGATTATTGCAGTGTAATGTGTCCGCGTTGTGTTCATTTCCGTACGGAACCATTGAGCGCTTTGCAACTGCACCTAGACGGACATGTTTCTCCGGCACACCTCTGCGTAGACACGGCGTTTGAAATGGTGAGTTGTGTTGTAAACATTTCCAGCGGGTAtctgcaaacattaaaacaacaaaccctTTAGAAATAAATATGGAACAATGAGGTGGTTTGATACAGATGAGCGTGTACGTTTGTTCCCTTTGTAACGAGATCCAGCTCAGTTTAGCAGCCTGGTTAGCGGGCTAGGCTAGGTAGCAATGAATGGACCTTCCTGTGACTCCTaaaagttttattgtttctgttgtgaATGTTACAGGCTGTCACCCTGCACACAGATCTAGGAGACATTAAAATTGAATTGTTTTGTGAGCGCGCACCGAGGACGTGTGAGGTGAGTCAGCTGGTGAATTCATATAATACATGTGCCACATCTTCTAACATCCCTTTCTTTTATATGATGGCTTCACAGTTTAAAGTTTCACTGCACAATACATCCTGCTGCTACATGTCATTTTTAGCTCAcaattttattctttctttttatactttattctgttttctatttcatacacttcatatttattctgttctgtttttattctgaccCTTGCGATGAAATTTGGCTCAAATGCACATTGGGAAGTCTAGTAGTAAATGTTTTGCAGGCTCCCTCTGTGATCATaatgtaaaagaagaagaagaagatatactttattaaaattcttttttcactctattttattttgacatacacacacatgcagtacaaggtacaagggctcatagacatgcaaatgtggagagagatggtggagtgatgggcagcccccctgagaagcgcccagcgagcagttggggggatcggtgccttgctcaagggcacctcagcagtgcccaggaggtgaactggcacctctccagctaccagtccaccttccatatttttggtccatgtgggacttgaaccggccactctccggttcccaagccaagtccctatggactgagctactgccgcccctaacacagaaaacacaggaaacacagatgTATACAACTTTCCCCCCAATTAAACTCGTGAAATATCCTAACGTGTTTTATCATTCGCAGAACTTCCTCGCCTTGTGTGCCAGTGGGTTCTACAATGGCTGCGTCTTCCACCGAAATATTAAAGGTTTCATGGTTCAAACTGGAGATCCGACAGGTACGACATTACACCTGCCACATTTCAACGCTGAGATGTCAGAATTCACATAACCTCACGTCGTGTCTTTGTTGTTCCCtgtattttgattaaaaaccatTCAGGCACAGGTAAAGGAGGAACGAGTATATGGGGCCGCAAATTTGAAGACGAGTACAGCGAACACCTAAAAGTGAGTACCTACTGACTCTGGTTTGCGTTTCCTACATCACAAAGATGTTTTATCTAACGTCAGACTTTAGCCAGTCTTgtcacatttttgttcttcGGCTTTATTTGATTTCAGCATAACGTAAGAGGGGTCGTCTCAATGGCAAACAATGGCCCCAACACAAACGGCTCCCAGTTTTTCTTCACATATGCCAAACAGCCCCACCTGGACATGAAGTACACAGTGTTTGGAAAGTATGCAACCTTATATTATAAGAGATAAACAGCTGTTTAGAGTATGATTGATGTTATTGTTTGATGAAAATAGAATTTATAATTGCTGCTGACATCTTACTGTCTTTAACATGTAGAATTATCGATGGCCTGGAGACACTGGACGAGCTGGAGAAACTGCCTGTCAATGAAAAGACGTTCCGACCGCTGACTGAAACCCGGATAAAGGATGTGACCCTTCATGCCAACCCCTTTGCTGGATAGATGATGAAAAATGCAGATAGACCGTTAACACAGACATGGGCTCTGATAGCCCGATTGATACAGTGTATAGTACCTTGCCAAAGTTAAAGTGGATAACTTGTCAGAGGGTAGAAATTGGAGAGACATCCCCCAgacatcaacaatgacaacaaaattAAGTTTTTATACTAGCATGTTCTAAAagattaattaaaatgtcatttccaCCTTAATCACTGTCCATAGAGTCCCAAAGCAAAATTCAGGGGCACACCTTCTccagtttctgtctgtgtgtgacatttCAGAAATGGTTTGATGTGACAAAGCCTTTGTAATGAAGaagtatgtgtttatttttcacctaTTCATCTTCATGTATTCACAGTTtggtccaaaaaacaaaaacatgcttgACTTTGTGTAACACTGCTACACAGCTACTGGTCTTGACAGTCTTATGTAAATAAATGCTGATCATTTGTACTGAATAAAACTTTtataacaaatgttttctgagtTTCTAATCAAAATATTTGCTGTTCTCTTTTGTTACAGTCTTCTTCCACTGTAGTTTGTTGTATATCTGAACCAAACCACTTCCACACTACTGAAGTCACTCCCTGTTTTTTGAGCAGGGATCAATGTTACTTCATGCTTTTTGTTGACTGCTTTTGGTAGTGACATGGACATTCAGTTCACAGGTAACAGGTGGACGTTCCTGCAGAGCAGCAAATACCAGGTGTGATCATAACTGCATTCCACTTATGGGTTATGCTGTTTAATCAGCTTGATGTGCCACGCCTGTCAGCTTttaacaaacatgaacaaaaacagatgaattAACATTGTGTGTGCACAGAAGAAGACTTAGATATTTGACTTAAACTCACATtactacatttattgttttacatcaatttaataatgaataattcagtaataaaaaacaagtGCGTTCAATGCACATATTTTTGTTAATAGTTGTAGCTTCAAAATCACCAAAGTTGAACTCCATGCCAAAATAAAGACGAATTTGCGCACTATAAACTAGATAAACTAGTTCAGGGTGCTTTAAACTAAACTGTGAAGGTTTCGAGGGTGTGTCCTGTAGTACTGTGTGGACTTGAACTACAAATGAACTACAAATACCCCACGCGTCAAACTGCGTCATCTGTAGTGGACGGCTCTATCAAGTTCATGCAAACTGCTTGCAAACAATTATGGCCTCAGACGATGCGTTTAAAGTGAGTTTATCTTCTTGCACGTCGTTTccttgtattttatatattttctaagTTAAATTACAGTTAATGTGTTGATGGTGAGATACTAAGTGGACACCTGACAGACTCGGCGTTATTATGTGTATTACAGGTGTCTTCCCTGAAGGGGAAAGTGGCCCTGATAACGGGTGCCAGCTCGGGTATCGGGGCCGGCACAAGCGTCCTGTTCGCCAAACTCGGAGCCCTGCTGGCCCTGAACGGCCGCGACGTGGAAAACCTGAACAAAGTGGCCAAACAGTGCACCgactgtggagctgctgagGTAACTCATTCACCGAGGACACTGGGACTTACACAACTAGagcacaaacatgttgacacTGTGACAAAGGTGCCTTTAATgtatagttgttgttgttgttgttgttgcaccaGGAGAAGTCTGTCTGCATGACAAACTTGTAATCAACACATGAAGTTGACATGATTTAAGAAGTATTACATAATAATGAGCTTTAATGCATTTCACTGAGCATATTTAATTGTGTCTCCTCAGGTAGGTATATTGAGAAACACTGTACCTAAAGGTTAAAGGGATGtagataaatgtattttttttttttaacactgacatGCAGACAATCATAACTTTATAATCCAAGCATAACAAAGTGATTTGTTCAGTATTgggtaaaaaaagaagctttaaaACCTCTGTGAAAATGCCTTTTTAAAGTCAGAACAAATACTGCGTGTTTAGCCTTTGCTCGTTCCCGGAGACCTCACTGATGAGGAGACGGTGAAGAAGACAGTAGACCAAACCATCGCTCACTTCGGACGACTCGATGTCCTGGTCAACAGTGCCGGTATCCTGGCCATGGGCAGCATTGAGACAACAGACCTTGCTCAGTATGACAAGATCATGAACATCAACGTCAGGTAAGATTTCAAACAGCTGACATGATAACAACTTAAAGACACATTAATTCTTAGTGTACAGCGTATGCTATATGTCTCCTAACTTATGTTTCATATTCCAGATCTGTATACCACCTGACTCAACTCTGCGTGCCCCACCTGATCAAGACCAAAGGATCCATCGTCAATGTATCCAGTGTCAATGGACAGAGATCGGTGAGTATTAAGCAGCTGGCTGCGTATGTTCCACTTATATCTATAGAAGCGTGACACATTGTTTTTTCTCCGTAGTT
This genomic stretch from Larimichthys crocea isolate SSNF chromosome III, L_crocea_2.0, whole genome shotgun sequence harbors:
- the ppil3 gene encoding peptidyl-prolyl cis-trans isomerase-like 3, with product MAVTLHTDLGDIKIELFCERAPRTCENFLALCASGFYNGCVFHRNIKGFMVQTGDPTGTGKGGTSIWGRKFEDEYSEHLKHNVRGVVSMANNGPNTNGSQFFFTYAKQPHLDMKYTVFGKIIDGLETLDELEKLPVNEKTFRPLTETRIKDVTLHANPFAG
- the lrrc8ab gene encoding volume-regulated anion channel subunit LRRC8A produces the protein MIPITELRYFVDTQPAYRILKPWWDVFTDYISIVMLMISVFGGTLQVTQDKMICLPCKWVVNQTCKKNFNSTFSASMFLEPKGIQYDLDRHQYNYVDAVCYENRLHWFAKYFPYLVLLHTLIFLACSNFWFKFPRTSSKLEHFVSILLKCFDSPWTTRALSETVVEESDPKPMKMNGSTDHKESVISEDVEASVPMLQRTKTRLEQGIVDRTETGVLDKKEGEQAKALFEKVKKFRIHVEEGDIVYRLYIRQTIIKVIKFILIICYTGYYVHDIQFSVDCSVNIESLTGYSVYRCAHPLATLFKILACFYISLVVVYGLICMYTLCWMLRRSLKKYSFESIREESSYSDIPDVKNDFAFMMHMIDQYDPLYSKRFAVFLSEVSENKLRQLNLNNEWTLDKLRQRITKNSQEKLELHLFMLSGIPDTVFDLMELEVLKLELIPDVTIPPIIAQLINLREMWLYHTPAKIEAPALAFLRENLKSLHIKFTDIKEIPLWIYSLKNLSELHLTGNLSAENNRYIVIDGLRELKRLKVLRLKSNLTKLPQVVTDVGMHLQKLSINNEGTKLMVLNSLKKMVNLTELELIRCDLERIPHSIFSLHNLQEIDLKDNNLKTIEEIISFQHLHRLVCLKLWYNQIAYIPIQIGTLTNLEKLYLNRNKIEKIPSQLFYCRKLRFLDLSHNNLTYIPTDIGFLQNLQYLAVTANRIESLPNELFQCKKLRTLNLGNNCLQSLPSRFGELTGLTQLELRGNRLECLPVELGECRQLKRTGLVVEEDLFNTLPTEVKEQLWKVDKEQA
- the zgc:101858 gene encoding uncharacterized protein zgc:101858; this encodes MASDDAFKVSSLKGKVALITGASSGIGAGTSVLFAKLGALLALNGRDVENLNKVAKQCTDCGAAEPLLVPGDLTDEETVKKTVDQTIAHFGRLDVLVNSAGILAMGSIETTDLAQYDKIMNINVRSVYHLTQLCVPHLIKTKGSIVNVSSVNGQRSFPGVLAYCMSKSAIDQFTRCTALELACKQVRVNSVCPGVIITDVHKRAGLDEEQYAQFLAKSKQTHALGRPGEVEEVAQSIAFLASDAASFITGVNLPIDGGRHAMCPR